The bacterium sequence GCATGGCCGCAGTCGAGCCTACGGAAAAGCCTTATCTATCATCGAGTGTATGGAATCTCGTCCGAAGCCGTGTTGTTTGGTTAGCCTTGCTTCTTATTTTGGAAGGTTTGACTACGAGCATCATGGGGCATTTCGAGGAAATGATAGCTGGCATGGTTTTTCTAACCTTTTTTGTGCCAACACTCGTGGGTGTGGGTGGAAATACAGGCTCTCAGATAGCCGCTATGGTGATACGAGGATTAAGCATCGGAGAATTAACAAATAAAGATATTATGCGAATAATCGGCAAAGAAGCGCTGGTAGGATTGGTTTTGGCAATTATTTTAGCAATTTTGCTTTTCTTTAGGGCGTTAATTCTTAAGCCCCAAACAGATATCGCTATTGCAATAGCAGTTGCCCTGGGGATTGTGGTTTGGTTTAGCAATATTTCTGGGGCTTTATTGCCACTTGCGGCAAAAAAATTGGTATAGATCCGGCTGTTATGGCTGGGCCAATGGTAACTACCATAGTTGACATTGCCGGTATTGCTATTTACTTTGGAGTAATAAAGCTTATTCTTCTTTGATATTGAAGATTCACCCTTGCAAGGTTTTACTATTTACTTATATTTCGAATTATGGCTATTGAAAATAAAAAAGACCATTTAAAATATCTTAAGCCGGAAGTTATTGCACAACTCTCGAACATGGAGCTTCGTGCTCGATTTGTTGTTGAAGGATTTTTAGTCGGCTTACATAAATCGCCCTATCACGGTTTTTCCGTCGAATTTGCTGAATACCGACAATATAATCCCGGCGACCCAATTAAGAATATCGATTGGAAGGCTTATGGTCGAACCGATAGAT is a genomic window containing:
- a CDS encoding magnesium transporter; the encoded protein is MATCGKKIGIDPAVMAGPMVTTIVDIAGIAIYFGVIKLILL